One segment of Polyangiaceae bacterium DNA contains the following:
- a CDS encoding serine/threonine protein kinase — translation MPVESKRDPAVEIAALAPGTVFHGNYEVIRCIKAGGMGAVYEVLQQSTRRHRALKVMLPSLVTDPEMRARFELEAKIAAGIESEHIVETIDAGIDEATGMPFIVMELLKGDELGKLLKEQRRLPPDDVVTYLHQAALALDRTHAAGIIHRDLKPENLFLTHRDDGSPRVKILDFGVAKIVADGSVNANSTKTVGSPVYMGPEQLSDDQKIGPAVDRYSLAHIAFTLLVGRPYWYVERKAAEGIFPFMMQLVKGARVPASERAAAYGVSLPATFDPWFVKATSIDPAQRHETSVAMIADLAEVFGVAAPKAPSLPPPRTPLPSAVTSPAPSQPSSVSSVDTQKSPELSSDERRDAPGQTPSNDRASPAAVRIDEPSIQPVTVARRPHAWVVPVVLLVLGIIGAAFAVVFWPALRASSVGGSFESAQTPTNDAPTAVPAAPSPAASESTPIVVPPAPSMMPAEAASAAPAFAASSMVTAEPVTSTLPTATAPAASITSRRAPSKPAPPKGNNVLDEY, via the coding sequence ATGCCCGTCGAAAGCAAGCGTGATCCTGCCGTCGAGATCGCCGCGTTGGCGCCTGGAACGGTGTTTCACGGCAACTACGAAGTCATACGGTGCATCAAAGCGGGCGGCATGGGCGCCGTGTACGAAGTGCTTCAGCAGAGCACGCGACGCCATCGCGCGCTGAAGGTGATGCTGCCGAGCCTCGTGACGGATCCCGAAATGCGTGCACGTTTCGAGCTCGAGGCAAAGATCGCAGCCGGCATCGAAAGCGAACACATCGTCGAAACGATCGATGCAGGCATCGACGAAGCGACGGGGATGCCGTTCATCGTGATGGAGCTGCTGAAAGGCGACGAGCTTGGAAAGCTGCTGAAAGAACAGCGAAGACTTCCGCCCGACGATGTCGTCACGTACCTGCATCAAGCCGCTCTCGCGCTGGATCGAACACACGCAGCGGGGATCATTCACCGTGATCTCAAGCCCGAAAACTTGTTTCTGACCCACCGCGATGACGGTTCTCCACGGGTCAAAATCCTCGACTTCGGTGTCGCAAAGATCGTCGCCGATGGATCCGTGAACGCGAACTCGACGAAGACCGTGGGATCGCCCGTGTACATGGGCCCCGAACAGCTTTCGGATGATCAAAAGATCGGCCCGGCCGTCGACCGTTACTCGCTCGCGCACATCGCCTTCACGCTTCTCGTGGGCAGACCGTATTGGTATGTCGAGCGGAAGGCCGCCGAGGGGATTTTCCCGTTCATGATGCAGCTCGTGAAAGGCGCTCGCGTGCCTGCGAGCGAGCGAGCTGCGGCGTACGGAGTGAGTCTGCCGGCGACGTTCGACCCGTGGTTTGTCAAGGCCACGTCGATTGACCCAGCGCAGCGGCACGAGACTTCGGTTGCGATGATCGCGGACCTCGCCGAAGTGTTCGGGGTTGCTGCGCCGAAAGCGCCGTCGCTCCCGCCTCCGAGGACGCCGCTCCCATCGGCCGTCACATCGCCGGCTCCATCGCAACCCAGCAGTGTCTCGAGTGTCGACACGCAGAAGTCACCGGAGTTGTCCTCGGACGAGCGTCGTGATGCGCCCGGACAAACTCCTTCGAATGATCGTGCTTCTCCTGCGGCAGTTCGGATTGACGAACCATCGATTCAACCCGTCACGGTGGCGCGACGTCCACATGCGTGGGTCGTTCCGGTGGTGCTCCTCGTGCTGGGGATCATCGGTGCTGCGTTTGCGGTCGTGTTTTGGCCAGCGCTTCGTGCGTCGAGTGTCGGGGGATCCTTTGAGTCTGCGCAAACGCCGACGAACGATGCGCCGACTGCGGTGCCCGCTGCGCCAAGTCCTGCGGCGTCGGAGAGCACGCCGATCGTTGTGCCTCCCGCTCCATCGATGATGCCTGCAGAAGCGGCATCGGCGGCGCCCGCTTTTGCAGCTTCGAGCATGGTGACGGCAGAGCCCGTTACATCTACGTTGCCAACGGCGACGGCTCCTGCTGCAAGTATCACGTCACGCCGTGCGCCGTCGAAGCCTGCCCCTCCGAAGGGAAACAATGTGTTGGATGAGTATTGA
- a CDS encoding tetratricopeptide repeat protein, translating to MSIEERIRRVLFAAASCAVVITPALSSMGQDKLRDPAAAEALYLSGRKLVGEGKWAEGCEKFRASLELNAAASTLINLAQCSEHDGKLTQALVEYRRALQVNQDTLGAERKRKLEEVAKAGIAALEPRLARVQLVVANRPTGIEIKRDGLSLPIATIGETIPLDPGEHVFVVTAPGHRKEERKVVLKEGASQTIELLLLAEEKPADATPSPVDKPIADGKPVADDKPIAQDKPSRGVPVWAYVAGGLGLAAVGGAIYFKLDQADAEKTLIDNCTEKLICPPDSGYDPTEDNARKNRSFGLFVGLSVAGAVGIGAAVAGIVYGTRPAKPNQSSMFVLPYVGRGDGGVIVRGAF from the coding sequence ATGAGTATTGAAGAGCGGATCCGTCGCGTGCTTTTCGCAGCCGCGTCGTGCGCGGTTGTCATCACGCCTGCGCTTTCATCGATGGGCCAAGACAAACTTCGCGATCCCGCAGCGGCAGAAGCGCTGTATCTGAGCGGAAGGAAGCTCGTGGGGGAAGGGAAGTGGGCCGAGGGGTGTGAGAAATTTCGTGCGAGTTTGGAGCTCAACGCTGCTGCGAGCACGCTGATCAACCTCGCGCAGTGCAGCGAGCACGATGGCAAGTTGACGCAGGCGCTCGTGGAGTATCGGCGCGCGTTGCAGGTCAATCAGGACACGCTTGGCGCTGAACGGAAGCGCAAGTTGGAAGAGGTCGCGAAGGCGGGCATCGCGGCGCTCGAACCGCGGCTCGCGCGTGTGCAGCTCGTGGTGGCGAATCGGCCGACGGGCATCGAGATCAAGCGTGACGGTTTGTCGCTGCCCATCGCGACGATTGGGGAAACGATTCCGCTCGATCCGGGTGAGCACGTGTTTGTCGTGACGGCACCCGGACACCGCAAAGAAGAGCGCAAGGTGGTGCTGAAGGAAGGCGCTTCGCAAACCATCGAGCTCTTGCTTCTTGCCGAGGAAAAACCGGCCGACGCGACGCCATCGCCCGTGGACAAACCCATTGCCGATGGCAAACCCGTCGCGGACGACAAGCCAATTGCCCAAGACAAACCATCGAGGGGTGTGCCTGTTTGGGCGTACGTTGCGGGAGGACTTGGGCTCGCGGCGGTGGGTGGTGCAATTTATTTCAAGTTGGATCAGGCCGATGCAGAGAAGACGCTGATCGACAACTGCACCGAAAAGCTCATTTGCCCGCCGGATTCTGGTTACGATCCGACCGAAGACAATGCGCGGAAAAATCGCTCCTTTGGATTGTTCGTCGGTCTATCGGTGGCGGGTGCCGTGGGTATTGGAGCTGCGGTGGCGGGTATCGTGTATGGCACTCGTCCGGCCAAACCAAACCAATCGAGCATGTTTGTCCTGCCATACGTTGGGCGCGGCGACGGTGGCGTGATCGTGCGAGGAGCGTTTTGA
- a CDS encoding fatty acid desaturase, with the protein MNSASPAFDLTKIDLEAFLADVKVLRREIDESLGEEDLRHLYKIERWGHVCTALGLLGAGIAPNPASVLLLSIGRSTRWLLMHHVGHRGYDKVPGVPAKYTSKVFARGRRRFLDWPDWMIPEAWIYEHNVLHHSHTGEERDPDLIERNTVPLREYPKPVRYALMGLLALTWRASYYAPNTLDVYRERHAAREGAPSDRSRNAQLLIDCYLPYAALQFGLLPMLYLPLGPWGVFSAFCNSVMADVLTNVHTFAVVGPNHTGDDLYRFDDRPASRAEHAVRQIIGSVNYATGSDVLDFAHLWLNYQIEHHIWPDIPMRQYQVMQPKVRALCEKYGIPYVQESVFSRVKKMVDVAVGNTSMRRGVRREERVQAPADRMVGAVG; encoded by the coding sequence ATGAATTCCGCTTCGCCTGCTTTTGATCTCACCAAAATCGACCTCGAAGCCTTTCTTGCCGACGTCAAGGTCTTGCGGCGCGAAATCGACGAATCGCTTGGCGAAGAAGACCTGCGGCATCTCTATAAAATCGAGCGTTGGGGGCATGTGTGCACCGCCCTTGGATTGCTCGGCGCCGGCATCGCACCGAACCCTGCGAGTGTCCTGTTGTTATCCATCGGCCGATCGACGCGATGGCTCCTCATGCATCACGTGGGGCATCGCGGTTACGACAAAGTGCCCGGCGTGCCGGCGAAATACACGAGCAAGGTATTCGCTCGGGGGCGCCGTCGGTTTCTCGATTGGCCCGATTGGATGATTCCTGAAGCGTGGATCTACGAGCACAACGTCTTGCACCATTCGCACACCGGAGAAGAGCGCGATCCGGATCTCATCGAGCGCAATACGGTGCCATTGCGAGAATATCCCAAACCCGTGCGCTACGCGCTCATGGGCTTGCTCGCGCTCACGTGGCGAGCTTCGTATTATGCGCCAAATACGCTGGATGTGTATCGCGAACGTCACGCGGCTCGAGAGGGTGCGCCCAGCGACCGTAGCCGAAATGCGCAGCTCCTCATCGATTGCTACTTGCCGTATGCAGCTCTGCAGTTTGGGCTTTTGCCGATGTTGTATTTGCCGCTCGGACCATGGGGCGTATTCAGCGCGTTTTGCAATTCGGTGATGGCCGACGTGCTCACGAACGTGCATACATTCGCAGTGGTGGGGCCAAACCATACCGGTGACGATTTGTACAGATTCGACGATCGTCCGGCATCTCGCGCCGAACACGCCGTGCGCCAAATCATTGGTTCCGTCAATTACGCGACCGGCAGCGATGTTCTCGATTTTGCGCACCTGTGGCTCAATTATCAAATCGAGCATCACATTTGGCCGGACATTCCGATGCGGCAATATCAGGTCATGCAACCGAAAGTGCGCGCGCTTTGCGAAAAATACGGCATCCCTTACGTGCAAGAGAGCGTGTTTTCGCGGGTGAAAAAGATGGTCGACGTCGCCGTGGGCAATACGTCGATGCGGCGCGGTGTTCGTCGAGAAGAACGCGTGCAAGCGCCTGCCGACAGGATGGTCGGGGCGGTTGGGTGA
- a CDS encoding DUF433 domain-containing protein has translation MTHQELLERISSDPNVCGGKPCIRGHRIWVSLIIDFLASGMTPEEILKDYPQLELADIRACLAYASEMTRERTVKVA, from the coding sequence ATGACCCACCAAGAGCTACTCGAACGAATCTCTTCGGACCCCAACGTGTGTGGAGGAAAACCCTGCATTCGTGGCCATCGCATTTGGGTCTCGTTGATCATCGATTTTCTCGCTAGCGGAATGACGCCCGAAGAAATCTTGAAAGACTATCCACAGCTCGAGCTCGCCGACATTCGGGCATGCTTGGCGTATGCATCCGAGATGACGCGAGAGCGGACGGTCAAGGTGGCTTGA
- a CDS encoding thrombospondin type 3 repeat-containing protein, whose protein sequence is MKRLRFTPTRTSVSLAALAWPLAMITAGCAEPISSQTPTSSGSTSSSSGDGGQGGTGGMGGNGGQAGQGGQGGGNSGGVVVECPAAPLVPPASGTCEVTKQGTSGRLFRGTVLAPDQTLHRGEVLVDATGHIECVACDCSASPSAATAANIDCAEGVISPGLINAHDHISFANNPPKTHDGVRYTHRHQWRKGAPGYPQITVNSGASADVVRFAELRFVMSGATSTIGAGGQPGLLRNLDVFGRLEGLPIPPAESDTFPLGDSGGSMIENGCSYPSPTTTASIANVDAYVPHVSEGIDKASRNEIVCQSSGSYDIVEPQVAMVHAVGFLASDYELLQKDFSSVVWSPRSNVDLYGNTASVTLLDTLGVPIALGTDWVASGSMNLLRELRCADELNTLYFDNHFTDEQLWRMVTTNAAFAAGAGAITGMLKPGYVADIAIFDGKNRKDHRAVVAAGVEDVVLVLRGGEVLYGDDALVADGSIGGMDCETLPVCGRDKRACVKQDIGGSTTLAGIRSAGETYYPLFFCNDEVPTIEPSCIPWRTEYSKGITADDSDGDGITNDADNCPSIFNPIRPLDGAAQADIDGDKVGDACDACPFDASDACKPLDANDIDGDGIMNGSDNCPEAANKDQADKDSDGHGDACDDCPEPNFGTSICPPPATDIEVIRNPAAPGHPAVKSQVTITGAYVTALRAPTGTSRGFYVQNTSLNPYSGIFVFTGSATPDVQVGNRVTITGTYDEYYSLSEITNPIVTIEDSGTALPFDPVVIMNPGDIATGGTLAESYESMLVKTGNVAITVVNADAGGDYDEFVVTGGLRIDDQCTDAIQNMGLNNECPIGSTFTSITGVLGYTFDNFKLTPRNKSDVVFVECDPFVP, encoded by the coding sequence ATGAAGAGGCTTCGCTTCACCCCCACGCGCACATCCGTTTCCCTTGCAGCACTCGCCTGGCCCCTCGCCATGATCACGGCGGGCTGTGCCGAGCCCATCAGTTCACAAACACCGACGTCGAGCGGTAGCACGAGCAGTAGCAGCGGCGACGGCGGGCAAGGCGGCACTGGAGGCATGGGCGGAAACGGCGGCCAAGCTGGTCAAGGAGGCCAAGGCGGAGGCAATTCTGGAGGTGTCGTCGTCGAATGCCCAGCCGCGCCGCTCGTACCGCCGGCTTCGGGAACGTGCGAAGTCACCAAACAAGGCACGTCGGGACGGCTCTTCCGCGGCACCGTGCTCGCACCTGATCAAACGCTCCACCGCGGCGAAGTGCTCGTCGATGCAACCGGTCACATCGAATGCGTCGCTTGCGACTGCAGCGCGTCCCCTTCCGCAGCAACGGCCGCGAACATCGATTGCGCCGAAGGCGTCATCTCACCTGGGCTCATCAACGCACACGATCACATCAGCTTCGCCAACAACCCGCCGAAAACGCACGATGGCGTGAGGTACACGCATCGCCACCAGTGGCGCAAAGGCGCGCCCGGCTATCCACAAATCACGGTCAACAGCGGAGCAAGTGCCGACGTGGTTCGTTTCGCCGAGCTGCGCTTCGTCATGAGCGGCGCAACGTCGACCATTGGTGCAGGCGGCCAACCGGGCCTCTTGCGCAACCTCGACGTCTTCGGACGCCTGGAAGGTTTGCCCATCCCACCCGCCGAATCCGACACGTTCCCGCTTGGTGACAGCGGCGGCAGCATGATCGAAAACGGCTGCAGCTATCCATCTCCGACGACGACCGCATCCATCGCCAACGTCGACGCGTACGTGCCGCATGTATCGGAAGGCATCGACAAAGCCTCGCGAAACGAGATCGTTTGTCAGTCCTCAGGATCGTACGACATCGTAGAGCCTCAAGTCGCCATGGTTCACGCCGTGGGCTTCTTGGCTTCGGACTACGAGCTCTTGCAGAAGGATTTTTCTTCCGTCGTCTGGTCACCACGCTCGAACGTCGACCTGTACGGCAACACGGCGAGCGTCACGTTGCTCGATACGCTCGGCGTTCCGATCGCGCTCGGAACCGACTGGGTAGCGTCCGGATCGATGAACCTTCTCCGCGAGCTCAGGTGCGCGGACGAGCTCAACACGCTCTACTTCGACAACCACTTCACGGATGAACAGCTTTGGCGGATGGTCACGACAAACGCTGCGTTTGCCGCGGGCGCAGGCGCCATCACGGGCATGCTCAAGCCCGGCTACGTGGCGGACATCGCCATCTTCGATGGGAAAAACCGCAAGGATCATCGCGCCGTCGTTGCTGCAGGCGTCGAAGACGTCGTGCTCGTTCTTCGAGGCGGCGAAGTGCTCTATGGCGACGATGCTCTCGTGGCAGATGGATCGATTGGGGGCATGGATTGCGAAACGTTGCCCGTATGTGGACGAGACAAACGAGCGTGCGTCAAGCAAGACATCGGCGGCTCGACGACGCTTGCGGGCATCCGTTCGGCAGGTGAAACGTACTATCCGCTCTTCTTCTGCAACGACGAAGTCCCCACGATCGAACCGAGCTGCATCCCGTGGCGCACGGAGTACTCGAAAGGCATCACGGCCGATGACAGCGATGGCGACGGCATCACGAACGACGCCGACAACTGCCCGAGCATCTTCAACCCAATAAGGCCGCTCGACGGAGCAGCTCAAGCCGACATCGATGGCGACAAGGTGGGCGACGCATGCGACGCATGCCCCTTCGACGCAAGCGACGCATGCAAGCCGCTCGATGCAAACGACATCGACGGCGACGGCATCATGAACGGCAGCGACAACTGCCCTGAAGCTGCGAACAAGGACCAAGCCGACAAGGACAGCGACGGGCATGGCGATGCGTGTGACGACTGCCCCGAACCGAACTTCGGGACGTCCATCTGTCCACCTCCAGCAACGGACATCGAGGTGATCCGCAATCCTGCAGCTCCCGGTCACCCCGCGGTGAAATCGCAGGTCACGATCACGGGCGCCTACGTCACTGCGCTTCGCGCACCGACCGGAACGAGTCGCGGGTTTTACGTACAGAACACGTCACTGAACCCGTATTCAGGCATCTTCGTCTTCACAGGATCAGCCACGCCCGACGTGCAAGTTGGCAATCGCGTCACCATCACCGGCACGTATGACGAGTACTACTCACTTTCGGAGATCACGAACCCGATCGTCACCATCGAAGATTCCGGCACCGCACTTCCCTTCGATCCTGTCGTGATCATGAATCCCGGCGACATCGCGACGGGCGGGACGCTCGCCGAAAGTTACGAATCGATGCTCGTGAAGACTGGCAACGTCGCCATCACGGTCGTCAATGCCGATGCTGGTGGGGACTATGACGAGTTTGTCGTGACAGGCGGATTGCGGATTGATGATCAGTGCACGGACGCGATCCAGAACATGGGCTTGAACAACGAATGCCCCATCGGGTCGACGTTCACGTCGATCACGGGCGTGCTCGGCTACACGTTCGACAACTTCAAGCTCACGCCGCGGAACAAGAGCGACGTCGTCTTCGTCGAGTGCGATCCGTTTGTCCCGTAA
- a CDS encoding SUMF1/EgtB/PvdO family nonheme iron enzyme, producing the protein MRRARRCVVPWQHRRNEPRCTESRKSVGLFDMLGNVWEWCADGFIPYATTPVSDPRGDENSRRRVLRGRVYERSDAGRNSRMRWLSTIHSRPDRS; encoded by the coding sequence ATGCGACGCGCGCGACGGTGCGTGGTACCGTGGCAACACAGGCGAAACGAACCCCGTTGCACAGAAAGCCGCAAATCCGTGGGGCTCTTCGATATGCTCGGGAACGTATGGGAATGGTGCGCCGATGGGTTTATCCCCTATGCAACGACGCCCGTAAGCGATCCGCGTGGAGATGAAAATTCCAGGCGCCGTGTTTTGCGTGGAAGAGTTTACGAACGATCCGACGCGGGGAGGAATTCGCGAATGCGATGGCTGTCGACGATCCATAGCCGGCCGGACAGGTCTTGA
- a CDS encoding DUF5615 family PIN-like protein, which yields MRVKLDENLGVRGAALLTAAGVDVDTVAAEDLCGTSDKTLAEVCRVEHRVLVTLDKDFADTLRFPPQRYAGIVVLRLGEPLTHEMIQHALRRFVDAVDDQDLSGRLWIVDSHRIREFLPASDRS from the coding sequence ATGCGGGTCAAACTCGACGAAAACCTAGGAGTCCGAGGTGCGGCGCTCCTTACGGCGGCCGGTGTGGATGTGGACACTGTGGCGGCAGAGGACCTTTGCGGTACGAGCGACAAAACATTGGCCGAGGTTTGTCGAGTGGAACACCGCGTGCTCGTGACGCTGGACAAAGATTTTGCCGACACACTGCGGTTTCCGCCGCAGCGTTACGCCGGAATTGTCGTGCTTCGATTGGGCGAACCATTGACACACGAAATGATTCAGCATGCACTGCGGCGGTTCGTGGACGCCGTTGACGATCAAGACCTGTCCGGCCGGCTATGGATCGTCGACAGCCATCGCATTCGCGAATTCCTCCCCGCGTCGGATCGTTCGTAA
- the fsa gene encoding fructose-6-phosphate aldolase, which produces MKIFIDSGDIAEIKEAQAMGVIDGVTTNPSLLAKAGKPTRAAIAEICAVVDGPISAEVVSTDCEGILREGRDLVKIHKNVVVKVPLIEDGLKAVRVFSQEGIKTNVTLCFSAPQALLAAKAGATYISPFVGRIDDIAGDGMDLIGQIVQIYKNYDFATEVLTASVRHPVHFVQAAMMGAHVATLPLKVIKQLLKHPLTDIGLAQFIADAKKIPQA; this is translated from the coding sequence ATGAAGATTTTCATCGACTCGGGCGACATCGCCGAAATCAAAGAAGCGCAAGCGATGGGTGTGATCGACGGTGTGACGACCAACCCGTCGCTCTTGGCGAAGGCGGGAAAGCCCACGCGAGCTGCGATCGCCGAGATTTGTGCCGTCGTTGACGGACCTATTTCGGCCGAAGTCGTATCGACCGACTGCGAGGGCATCCTGCGTGAAGGCCGCGACCTCGTGAAAATTCACAAGAACGTGGTGGTAAAAGTGCCGCTCATCGAGGATGGGCTGAAAGCGGTGCGCGTCTTTTCCCAAGAAGGGATCAAGACCAACGTCACGCTGTGTTTTTCAGCGCCGCAAGCGCTGCTCGCAGCAAAGGCCGGCGCGACGTACATCTCGCCGTTCGTTGGGCGGATCGACGACATTGCCGGTGATGGGATGGACCTCATTGGGCAGATTGTTCAGATCTACAAAAACTACGATTTTGCGACGGAAGTTTTGACGGCGAGCGTGCGGCATCCCGTGCACTTCGTGCAGGCGGCGATGATGGGGGCGCACGTGGCGACCTTGCCGCTCAAGGTCATCAAGCAGCTTTTGAAGCATCCGCTGACGGACATTGGTCTTGCGCAGTTCATTGCGGACGCGAAAAAGATCCCGCAAGCGTAA
- the ybeY gene encoding rRNA maturation RNase YbeY, producing the protein MLEHLGLEGVELSVALVDDAAIRELNRTYRHKDKPTDVLSFPLHERPAGWKPKGARGAEIGAGFPFTGPIGDVILSIDTARRQAEGAGRPLLAELTMLLAHGLLHLLGYDHRTDAEDREMTARTRELEAAAQAQRKKILQG; encoded by the coding sequence ATGCTCGAGCATCTCGGCCTGGAAGGTGTGGAGCTCAGTGTGGCGCTCGTCGATGATGCGGCAATTCGCGAGCTCAACCGGACGTATCGGCACAAAGACAAACCGACGGATGTTTTGTCATTTCCGCTGCACGAAAGGCCGGCGGGATGGAAGCCGAAGGGGGCTCGTGGGGCCGAGATTGGCGCTGGTTTTCCGTTTACCGGGCCCATTGGAGACGTGATTTTGTCGATCGATACGGCTCGTCGGCAGGCCGAGGGGGCGGGGCGCCCGCTTTTGGCCGAGCTGACGATGCTCTTGGCGCACGGGTTATTGCATCTTCTTGGTTACGACCATCGCACGGACGCAGAAGATCGCGAAATGACCGCGCGTACAAGGGAGCTGGAAGCGGCGGCTCAGGCACAAAGAAAAAAGATTTTGCAGGGCTAG
- the tssI gene encoding type VI secretion system tip protein VgrG, which produces MSDVTKLEAHFYVGGESSPLVVRALRGREAISELFQFEIDLHDMNASFDFDSIVGETAHVVVSWGTTERHFDGIVTHFEQLETSDEGAFYRATLAPRAILADLGTTYRVFSSITLPELIHSVLGEHGLTDVRLSLADSYSQRDVVQYGESDWALLSRWMEAEGIRYFFEHGANGHTLVITDAATTHENIDGETILSYRKEALDAGENVIGFEMAQRLVPAKVKVRDYALDDPRSAPEEEAHVESAGGISRLDFPARNAQKRLAALRLGHKKGRGKASTIRFVPGRMFQLDGHARTSYNDTWLLTGVEHEGTFVDGGKAAYRVSFETVPGKTSYRPERKTPWPRIFGAQMGTVTGPTGAEIHTDDKGRALVTFSWDSAGTEVWIPLSQVAASQGFGAVNLPRVGDAVLVEFLDGDPDRPVITGRMYNKVNVHPYTLPGNRTKTVFRDASSPGGEGYNELTFESAKGSEEIFLRAERNARTEVMNDATRHVRNDDALTVDGDRTLAVGGAITTTVGSDDSLTVTGARVVAVGANQTIDVTGDRLLEVAGDLDDVVEGDRSASVSGSDSLTVSGNATSTIEGNRIAQVTGYEVVSVSGSMVESISGDRQTIVEGQTFESHGSLTVCVTGETSYSYGGDMTLESSTIQKIGAPKIYIAAGTNLYLRALESITLEVGSSKLTVKDGQITVTNGGSEKVLSGDTIYLNC; this is translated from the coding sequence ATGTCCGACGTAACCAAGCTCGAAGCACATTTTTACGTTGGAGGCGAGAGCTCGCCGCTCGTCGTGCGCGCGCTCAGGGGGCGAGAGGCGATATCCGAGCTTTTCCAGTTCGAGATCGATTTGCACGACATGAACGCGTCGTTCGATTTCGATTCGATCGTCGGCGAAACGGCTCATGTCGTCGTTTCCTGGGGCACCACGGAAAGGCACTTCGACGGCATCGTCACCCACTTCGAACAGCTCGAAACGAGCGACGAAGGAGCGTTTTACCGAGCAACCCTTGCCCCACGTGCAATTCTCGCCGACCTGGGGACGACCTACCGCGTTTTTTCGAGTATTACCCTACCAGAGCTCATCCATTCGGTGCTCGGCGAGCATGGCCTTACGGACGTCCGCCTGTCGCTCGCAGATTCCTATTCGCAACGAGATGTCGTGCAATATGGCGAGAGCGACTGGGCGCTGCTTTCACGCTGGATGGAGGCTGAAGGTATTCGATACTTTTTCGAGCACGGAGCGAACGGGCATACGCTGGTCATCACGGATGCAGCTACGACGCACGAAAACATCGATGGTGAGACGATACTCAGTTATCGCAAAGAAGCGCTCGATGCAGGTGAAAACGTGATCGGATTCGAAATGGCGCAGCGGCTCGTGCCGGCAAAAGTCAAAGTGCGAGATTACGCGCTCGATGATCCGCGGAGCGCTCCAGAAGAAGAGGCGCATGTCGAGAGTGCGGGAGGCATTTCGCGGCTGGATTTTCCGGCGAGAAATGCGCAAAAGCGGCTGGCCGCGCTGCGTTTGGGGCACAAGAAAGGGCGCGGCAAAGCGAGCACGATTCGGTTTGTCCCGGGACGCATGTTCCAATTGGATGGGCATGCGCGCACGAGTTACAACGACACGTGGCTGCTCACGGGCGTGGAGCACGAGGGAACGTTCGTCGATGGAGGGAAAGCCGCGTATCGAGTATCTTTTGAAACGGTACCCGGAAAAACTTCGTACAGGCCCGAACGAAAAACGCCGTGGCCGCGAATCTTTGGTGCTCAAATGGGAACCGTCACGGGCCCAACAGGCGCTGAAATTCATACCGACGACAAGGGCAGGGCGCTCGTGACGTTTTCTTGGGATTCCGCGGGAACCGAAGTGTGGATTCCGCTTTCCCAAGTCGCTGCAAGTCAAGGGTTTGGCGCAGTAAACTTGCCTCGCGTGGGGGATGCCGTCTTGGTGGAATTTCTCGATGGAGATCCCGATCGGCCCGTCATCACGGGCAGAATGTACAACAAGGTGAACGTGCATCCGTACACGCTCCCGGGGAACCGGACGAAAACGGTTTTTCGGGACGCATCGAGTCCCGGAGGCGAAGGGTACAACGAGCTGACGTTCGAAAGTGCAAAAGGATCCGAGGAGATCTTTTTGCGCGCGGAGCGAAACGCGCGCACCGAAGTGATGAACGACGCGACTCGGCACGTGCGCAATGATGATGCGCTCACCGTGGACGGCGATCGAACCCTGGCCGTGGGTGGGGCCATTACGACAACCGTGGGCAGTGACGATTCGCTCACCGTTACGGGGGCTCGAGTCGTCGCTGTTGGTGCCAATCAAACCATTGACGTGACCGGCGATCGGTTGCTCGAGGTGGCGGGTGATTTGGATGATGTCGTGGAGGGAGATCGCAGCGCGTCGGTGAGTGGCTCGGATTCGCTCACTGTGTCCGGAAACGCGACGTCCACCATTGAAGGAAATCGAATCGCACAAGTGACGGGTTACGAAGTGGTTTCGGTGAGCGGCAGCATGGTCGAAAGCATTTCGGGTGACAGGCAAACCATCGTGGAAGGACAAACCTTCGAGTCGCATGGATCTCTCACGGTATGCGTGACGGGGGAAACGTCGTATAGCTATGGCGGTGACATGACGCTCGAATCGTCGACCATCCAAAAAATTGGCGCGCCGAAGATCTACATTGCTGCGGGGACAAACCTTTACTTGCGAGCGCTCGAATCGATTACGCTCGAAGTGGGAAGTTCGAAGCTTACCGTCAAAGATGGACAGATTACCGTGACGAACGGTGGATCTGAAAAGGTATTGTCGGGCGATACCATTTACCTGAATTGCTGA